The sequence AGACTTCCACTGGTTGCCTTCCGCCGACGATAGGGCCTCAGGAGTCAGAATCGGTGGAGCTGCACTGAAGTGAATGTTGAAAAGATCTGTGTGACATATCATATTTCCCATCAGCAAATTCGTTAAATGAGATGTTAACCTACCAGAGGTTAaatcttcctcctctccgCCTGACTGCTCGTCATAGACCTCCATCTCGTCGACCTCCACCACCTTAACGGCATCGCTGTTTGCAAGAGTTTCGTCCATCCCAACGGCCTTCTTCTTAgctttttcctttctcttcttaCTGTTATCCTTCAAATAATCGCTACCACTAGGTCCAACCTCTCCACCCCAGATGACACTCTTCCTGCGTTTCTTGGGCTCGCCGTCCTCAGAGTTCTGTTGGGTTGATGTACCTTTGAGGGAAGGTGATGAACGATGGCCGCCCGGGAGGTCGAGTTCTCGGGGTCGCTTGACGGCGCTGACATTGAGGAGGGTAAGGAGTTTGACTTCCGTGGCAGTGCTCATGTCGACTGTCATTGCGAGGGAGTTGCGAAATTGTAAAGACTTCGTTTGCAGCAAATAATGCGACGCCTTCCAGAAAACTGGGAAATCTGAAAGCTGGCGCCGGCTTTCCCACGGTGAAAACGGAACTATTTTCAACCTCCACTCCGCTGACATctcaagaagaagagagacAGTGGCTTAATTATAATTAATAAGTAATCTACGTACGAGTCGACGGCCCCTTCCCATTCAAAATTGCAACACGAAAGAAGGCCTTCGTACTCATTAAGGGTCCTCATGCATTATCATTACTAGCTAATACAGCATACGAAAACATAAAAGGGTATATATGACGAAGACGAAAACGAAAACATTAACTAAAACAAAAATTATATACTGCTTGGTAGGATGTTACGGGTATATTATTGGAAGAAGCCAAGACGGTGGGCGCAATTGAAATCGCAACTTCGGAAGATGAAAATATATAGATACCCCTGCGGTCAAAATATCATGAAATGGGATAGAGCAACAGATAGTAAAAGATAAACATGGCCCCCTCAGACAGCAGCAACGAAGTAGTTGTAATTATAGTCAGTGGGATTACTGCATTGGAAAGTGTGAGCGATCATCCTCAGTACGTTCAACCATGGACTCACAGAGTATAGCTGAAGGATCCGCTGGAGTCATAACTCTTCACCGTAGTGCTATCTCTCACAATTTTACCAGTAATAGTACCAGCGGCACTTGCAATACCGACCTTGTTGACACCTGCTTGTAAGTACCAGGAGCCACTGTTGCTACCGCTGGTAATGGTTACCGTCGCGGCCGCCTTGAGAGCAACCCAGACGTAGAGATTATCATCGGTGTTGTTCCAATTAGAAGGGCGAGCGCACGTGGGAGCCGTGGGGGTTGCAGCCTTTGGATGAGGGCGGGTCCAGAGGATCATTTGATCACTGGCAGAGGGGTAAGAGCCCGTCTTGAAAGCGGGTGCGTAATAGGCAACGAGGTTGAGCCATGCGGTATGGGGCATGCCAGTGGTCCATCCCTGAGAATTGGGCTGATCGGCTCGAATAGGACCAATATAATGACTCTCTCCGTAATCTGATAAAATATCATCAATATGCTATGCTCATAGGGGGATCTGCCTGTACCCACCGTTCCAAGAGATGATCTCCGCCATGTCAAAGGAATTCCTCATGGAGATGATCTGCTCCATCCTCCTAGCCAAAAGCCAGTCATCTGACCTGTAGATCCAGTCCTTGTTGTAACTTGAAGGGGAATAGTAAGTGAAAAAACAGGGGGATACAGCGGCCATGTACCCCTTGCTACCTAACGCTGACATGTATGACGTGTCAGAAGAGGTGTCAAGAGCAGTATTGCCTGTAGGCCAGCCACCATTCCAATTGAATTCGCCGTCCATCCAAGAGTCACTGGAGTAGGTAGAGATATCGGAGAATATAGAAGGGACGAAATAGATCGAAATGCCCTTGGCGGTCAAAAGGGAACGGAAATAGGTCCATCCAGCCGAGACAGACCCTTGACCGAAAGTACATGATTCACCGGAGAATGTCGAAACGAGAACTTTACTGTTATACATGGCTTGAGCAGAGTGGTTGGCGTAGGTCGCGATGCTGGCTGCGTGTGTCGCTGCGTCAGATGCTGAAGAACAACTTAAAGAAGAGACATCAAGCGACAAGAAAAGCTTGAAGGACCCTTGTGCTTTGGCAGCAGCATACGCATCGGCAATACGTGCGGGCTGCCAGGTATCTCTACCGTAGTTAAGGGCGAAACCGTCGATGCCGGCAGCAGAAGCAAGAGAGATGTCATTAGCCCAAATGGATTGTGTATAAGAGTAGGTGTTGCCGACCATGTGATGGGCGTAGAGGGCCTTAGTGCTCGAAGCCTTGGGCACCGCAGCCACACCAACCGTGCTAGTGACAGCAGCGTTAGCACTTACACTGGTGCTGGCAGTAGTAGAGGAAGCTTTGGACGTTGTCAACGTCGCAGTCACTGAAGTGCCGAGTTGATAGACGCCGATCCTGGTGACGCCGCCGCATTTCTGAGAGCTATCACCAGCACACGCATATTGACATTGACTGTTGTCGGCAGCCTTTGAAGAGTCAAGAGTGTTGCCACAGTAGCACTATACAGATGGTAAGCCTTTAATTGGGAAGTTAATAATAACACTCACCTCATCATAGTATTCTGTTCCAGCATAAGCATAGCCAAGACCCGAGCAGTAACTATTGCAGACAGAAGCTGTCATAGAGCTGCTGATCTTCTTGCTGCCGTTCAAAGTACGGTTGTCGCCGTTATCTTTGTAACATCCAACGTACGTAGCGGCAGAAGTGGAAGTCGT comes from Cryptococcus gattii WM276 chromosome G, complete sequence and encodes:
- a CDS encoding uncharacterized protein (Similar to TIGR gene model, INSD accession AAW44487.1), which translates into the protein MFSQLLVLGLAVMASVDAHPRLGRPSKYPRRSVIEKRATPATTVSGWSYIGCYKDNGDDRTLSGSKEITSTMTPSACVAYCSGLGYSYAGLEYYDECYCGNSIDSTKLDVDTRCQFACKGDSSQACGGVTRLGVYYKGGSTSTSATYVGCYKDNGDNRTLNGSKKISNTMTPSVCTSYCSGLGYAYAGLEYYDECYCGNSLDSSKAADNSQCQYACTGDSSQKCGGVTRLGVYSLGSPTTTTTTSPASSTTSTSAATYVGCYKDNGDNRTLNGSKKISSSMTASVCNSYCSGLGYAYAGTEYYDECYCGNTLDSSKAADNSQCQYACAGDSSQKCGGVTRIGVYQLGTSVTATLTTSKASSTTASTSVSANAAVTSTVGVAAVPKASSTKALYAHHMVGNTYSYTQSIWANDISLASAAGIDGFALNYGRDTWQPARIADAYAAAKAQGSFKLFLSLDVSSLSCSSASDAATHAASIATYANHSAQAMYNSKVLVSTFSGESCTFGQGSVSAGWTYFRSLLTAKGISIYFVPSIFSDISTYSSDSWMDGEFNWNGGWPTGNTALDTSSDTSYMSALGSKGYMAAVSPCFFTYYSPSSYNKDWIYRSDDWLLARRMEQIISMRNSFDMAEIISWNDYGESHYIGPIRADQPNSQGWTTGMPHTAWLNLVAYYAPAFKTGSYPSASDQMILWTRPHPKAATPTAPTCARPSNWNNTDDNLYVWVALKAAATVTITSGSNSGSWYLQAGVNKVGIASAAGTITGKIVRDSTTVKSYDSSGSFSYTL